cgaagagagaggcagagacataggcagagggagaagcaggctccatgcagggagcccgatatgggactcgatccaggactgcgggatcacaccctgagctaatggcagatgctcaactgctgagccacctaggcatcccactTTAGTGATATTACAgctatttccatttaattaatGTTCTAGTACTTGAGTGTATTAACTCTTCCTTCACAGGGAATAAAAGAAGCAAAGTAGTATGTCTAAACTTGAATTTTTGAAGGTCATTTGAAAGAAGTACTTGCCTCATGTACTGAGATTCTCAAATCCTGATAAGACtgttactgtgaaaaaaaaaaaaaaagactgttactTGTCCTGAAATTGCCTGACATTAAAGAAAGTATTACTtggttatatttttcaaatatgtaatttttctgAGCTGTAAtaattttctcccttcttccccaccaTTCTCCTTTTTCTGTTAATAGTTGGACAGAGAGAGTCTGAAGATGTGAGTGAAAGAGACTCAGAAAAAGACATGGCTGCTGGTTCCGTAGTTGTTCAGGACATCACAAAGGATGGGCAGGAGGAGATGCCTGAAACCATCGAACAGATTCCTTCTTCAGAAAGCAATTTAGAAGAGCTGATACAACCTACTGAGTCCCAGGCTAATGATGTTGGATTTAAGAAGGTGTTTAAGTTTGTCGGCTTCAAATTCACTGTAAAAAAGGATAAGACCGAGAAGTCTGACACTGTCCAGCTACTCACTGTCAAAAAAGATGAAGGTGaaggagtgggaggagcagatgggGCTGGTGACCACCAGGAGCCCAGCCAGGAGACTGGAGAAGCAACAGCCAAAGAAAGTGAACTGAAACAATCCACAGAGAAACCTGAAGAAACCCTTAAAAGTGAGCAAAGCAGCACACAAATTTCTCTTCAGGCTGAGTCTGGTCAAGCAGCAGAAGAAGGCAAAGATGAAGgcgaagaaaagcagaaagaaccCACCAAATCTCCAGACTCTCCCACTAGTCCAGTGGCCAGTGAGACCGCGTCACCCTTCAAAAAATTCTTCACTCAAGGTTGGGCCGGCTGGAGAAAAAAGACCAGTTTCAGGAAGCCTAAGGAGGATGAGCTGGAagcttcagagaagaaaaaggagcaaGAGCCAGAAAAAGTAGACACAGAAGGACAGGAGAAGCCCGAAGATTCCTCTGAGAAGTTGGCCGCCCCTGAACAGGCGCACCCACCGGAGACCACCGACAGTGCTAACGCGGCCAGATTGTCAGCGGAATATGAAAAAGTGGAGCTGCCCTCTGAAGATCAAGTGCAGGGACCTCCTGAAGACAAACCTGCCCCTTTAGCAACAGAAGTATTCGATGATAAAGTAGAGATTGTTGCCGAAGTCCACGTTAGCATGACAGAGAAGACCGAAGAGCAGAGAGCTGAGGTAGAAGAATTAGTAGAGCCCTTGCCATCTGAAAAAGTGGAGGAAACACCTGCTGAGGAGCTGGTGAAGACCAAAGAAGTGTGCGCCCCTGGAGGGGACCACACCCGGCCAAGCGACCTAAGCCCCGATGACAGAGTGACGACTGCACACCCTGAGGGCGTCGTGAGTGAAGTGGACATGCTGTCCTCGCAAGAGAGAATAAAGGTGCAAGGAAGCCCTTTAAAGAAACTTTTTACTAGCACTGGCTTAAAAAAGCTttctggaaagaaacagaaagggaaaagaggaggaggggatgaAGAGTCGGGGGAACACCATCAAGTTGCAGCAGAGTCTCCAGACAGTACAGATGAACAGAAGGGCGAGAGCTCCGCTTCATCCCCTGAGGAGCCGGAGGAGATTACGTGTCTGGAGAAAGGCATCGCGGACGCCCACCAGGATGGCGAAGCTGAGGAAGGAGCTGCTTCTGAcggggaaaagaagagagaaggtgtTACTCCCTGGGCGTCTTTCAAGAAGATGGTGACGCCCAAGAAACGTGTTAGGCGGCTTTCAGAGAGTGATAAAGAAGATGAATTGGATAAAGTCAAGAGTGCCACCTTGTCTTCCACGGAGAGCCAGGCCTCTGAGTTGCAGGAGGAAGCgaaaggaaatggagaagagcAGAAACCAGAAGAACCGAAGCGCAAAGTTGACACTTCAGTATCTTGGGAAGCTTTAATTTGTGTGGGATCATCcaagaaaagagcaagaaaagcaTCATCTTCTGACGATGAAGGGGAACCAAAAGCCGTGGGAGGAGACAGCCAGAAACCAGATGAGgcaggaaaagacaaagaaaccgGACCAGACGCTGCCTTTGCTGGTTCCCAAGAACATGACCAAGGGCCAGGAAGCTCCTCACCTGAGCAAGCTGGCAGCCCCACCGAAGGGGAGGGAGTTTCCACCTGGGAGTCCTTTAAGCGATTAGTCACTCCAAGGAAAAAATCGAAGTCAAAACTGGAAGAGAAAAGTGAAGATTCTGTAACTGGGTCTGGTGTAGAACATTCAGCTTCAGATGCAGAACCTGGGAAAGAAGAGTCTTGGGTTTCGATTAAGAAATTCATTCCCGGACGACGGAAGAAAAGGTCAGATGGGAAACCAGAACAAACCGCTGTGGAAGACGCAGGACCAGTAGAGGTCAATGAAGAGGACTCCGACGTCCCGGCCGTGGTTCCCCTGTCCGAGTATGATGCagtagaaagggagaaaatcGAAGCACAGCAGGCCCCCAAAAGCGAGGagcagcctgagcagaaggcagctgtTTCTGTGTCAGAGGAGCTCAGTACAGATCTGGTACGTGGGGTCACGGTGACTGTCCTTGACGGGGCAAGGGCTATTACCAATGTGGAAGAAAGGTCGCCATCTTGGATATCCGCTTCGGTGACAGAGCCTCTTGACGAAACGGAAGATGAAGCCAAGCCCCCAACCGAGGACGTGTTTGAAGGAGAAGTCCTTGCAGAGGAAACCTCTGTTACCAAACCTGTACCAGAGGGTCAAGAAGCCATTGATGACACAGTCGTAAGTGAGGCGGAATTAACTTCGGAGGCTGTGACAGCCGCGGAAGCTACCGGGGCCCTTTGTGCTGAAGAAGCAGCAGAAGCATCTGGTGCTGAAGAGACCGCCGACATGGTGTCCGCTGTTTCTCAGCTAACTGACTCTCCAGACACCACAGAGGTAGCAACACCTGTTCAGGAGGTGGAAGGTGGCGTACCACACCTCGAAGACCAGGAGAGGCGGACTCAAGAGGTCCTGCAGGCAGTTGcagaaaaagtgagagaagaaTCACCACTGCCCGACACCAGAGGGCCAGAAGACACAACTCAGACAACGCGGGAAGCAGAAGCCAAGATACCAGAGAAGGTGGAGGAAGCGGAAGAGGATTCTCAAAGGCTAGACCTGAAGAAAGAGACGGAGGTAGCGCTGGAAGAACATGCACAAGAAACTGAACCTGAGACTTTGGCACAAGGGGAAGTAATCGTACAGGCCACCCCAGAAAGCTTGGAGAAAGTTCCTCAAGTCACAGACAGCGTGGAGTCCAGTGAGCTTAGAACCACTTGTCAAGCTGAAACCCTGGTTGGGGTAACATCAGAATCGATTCTGGAACAGGCTGTTGCCCCGGACTCAGCTGAAACCCTCACAGACAGCGAGACCAACGGGAGCACCCCAGTAGCTGATTTTGAAGCTCTCCATATAACACAACCAGAGCAGATCCCGGAGATGCACGAAGGTCCTGAGGTTGCATCGGGCGCACCGCCCCAGgtcacagaagcagaggcagTTCCTGCACCCGAAGAGGGGCCTCCAGCACCTTCTAGTTTCCCATCCCAAGAAGAAGATAAAGGACATTCAAAAATGGAAGAGATTCTAGAATGCACGGACAAAGAGGTATCAGTGGAAGCTGTACCCACTCTTTCAAAGACCGACGTGATAGAAGAGGAAGGCCAGTTCGCCGATAGGGAAAGCAAAGACGAAGCTCTCGTCGACGGCCCTGATGTGACAGCGGCCCCTGAAACAACCATCAGTCAGGAAGAGACGAGTGACCTTGCCCTTCAAGATGAAGCTACTGAAGACCCCGAATTTCAGAAGAAGGAGGATGATACCGAAGTCCGGAGCCGTACACCCTCTCCCACCCCGGTGGGGAGAGAGCTGGTAGTTCAagtagaaaaggaggaaatagaaGCAAAGCCAACCCAAGCCACCGAAGAAGAACTTGAGCAAAAACCCACCACCGTGACCGTCTCTGAGGAGCTTAGCAAGAAACTGGTGCAGACAGTTAGGGTGGCCGTCATCGACGGGGAAAAGGAGGTCACCATTTGGGAAGAAAGTTCTCCCCAGCTAGTTGAAGAGGAAGCGGTATGCACAGAAGTCCAAGTGCAGAGCTCTGAACCGTTACCTCTAACAGCCGCAGTGGTGGAGGAGAAGGTCTTCGGAGAAGCTGTCAAGAGTTCAGACACCAGTGAGACCCTGGAACCTGCGGGTGCACATTTAGGCCCAGAAGAAGAATCCTCCACAAAGGATGAAGGCCTGACGGCCCAGCCAGGGGCGGTCGAGGTCGAGGTGCCCACGGGGACTGAGGCTCGGCCAGAACCTGGACCGGGAACCGCATCAGCTGAGCCCGACGGAGGCACGAGCGCTGCCCCGCAAGGAGAGAAAACCGCCCCCCAGAGACAGACCTCAGAGGAAGAGGACGGGCCGGCTGCTTGCCAGGAAGTCCCGGCAAGAGAGGAGGATCTAAAGGCTGAAAACAACCTTTCGAAACTTCAGACCGAGAGTAGTAAACTTGTACAGAATGTGATCCAGACAGTTGTTGGTCAGTTAGGAGGCACGGAAGAAACAGCCGCTGACCTCCAGACCCAGGCTCAGCCGCTGACGGCGGACGGCCAGGAGGCCAGCTCGGAGGCCAGGCCGCACGTTGAGAGGGAAGGAGGCGAGCTTCAGGCCTCTGCACCAGATGGAACCCACACTGTTGGCGCCAAAGAAGAACCCCCACTAACCGCCGTGGAGCAGACCCCTTCTGAGGTTTCTGAAGCCTCGGAAGCTGTGAGTGAAGCTCCAGAAAAGATCACAGCCATCGAGGTAGAAAGTTCGAGCGTCCGTGACCAGCAGCTTGAAGAGGCAGCTCTCCcatctgaggaaaagaaagaaacagccaGAACCGAGCCTGTCCCAGAAGATTGTGATGGTGCCGGGTCAGAAGGAAGGATAGAGGAGTCGCTCTTTGAATCCCAAGAAGATAAAAAAGGTGATGAGGTTGATGACCCTGAGAGCCACCACTCCTCACCCCTGGAAGATTCCGAGGCCCCAGGAGACGTAAGCCAAGAGGCCCCGGACACAGATGGACCAACACGCAAAAAGAAGGAAGGTGGCCAGGAAGTAGAATTCCAGGAAGCCAAAGTCCACAGCAAGCCAGAAGATGAGATTCAAACCCAAACACGGGACGAGACACAGAAACAAGAGGGAGAACCGGCCAAATCAGAACCCACAGGATCCTAATGCATCATGTAAGCAAGCTTCCTTTCCCCCTAAAGCAGTCTTTGCCTCTTTGTGGCCATTTGATGGCACATTCGTTCTAAGGGAAGCAGGAGTTTAATCCTTATGACTTTGAGCAGAACCTTGAGTTGAATAATAATCAAGGAGATCTAGGCTCCCTTCCTTTGTTCCCCTCTCACCGATGTGCCATTCAGTCTTACTTGTGTCAGGAAAATAATGGCCTCGGTTCACCCCTATGTGACTGCTTTCAAGGAAAATCAGGGGGTTTgtatgtatgtgcgtgtgtgtgcgtttgTATGTTTGGCTTGAAGGCATAAGAAATATGTTGTGTTCCCAGCACCAGACTAACCAGTTTATTGAATTTTTCCCTGTAACCAGAAGTCCAACATAAGTTTATGTCCTACAGCTTGAAATTTTAGTTGATagctctctagaaaaaaaaaattctcccccCATCAGCAGtaacaagcatttaaaaatttcccagTGCGTGTGATGCGCCTGGATGTTGGTGCTGGGGAGCCACAGCTGCGGGTTTGGGGAGCGCCCAGCCTGACCTGCCGTGGGCCCTGACCCACTCACTTTCCCAGGGGCTGCACTCCTCTGTCAGGGCTTCCGCTGCTCCTGGAGTGAACGAAGAGGAGAGGAGACTTGATCAAATTTTGATTCTTGCTTCCCCCTACAGGTCCACCCTGAGTGTCTGCAAGACCGGAATGTGAAGACGAGTGGTAGGAGGAAATGGACGCTGCTGACAAGACACGAGACCAGTGTTTCAGACTCAGAACCGAAGAACAGGCCCCTCGACTGACCTCCTTTCTGGAGCACCCTGACAACCCTGAGGCTGCATCGGGAGCTAGAGCCATTTAACGTTTCCTCTTCGTAGGGCCACCCTATTACTTTCCCTTGATACCCTTATAATGTTTCTGATTTAAGGTCCTAAATTCTTAACCTGGAACTGGAGTTGGCCAAACCTAGTTCTGCTTCTCAAACTGGAGTATCAtcctttatgtatttatatgtatgttttaagtaaccctcctcctgtatctattgtatatttttttttcttaacaattaAGGAAATGTGCAGTTTTGTATCACACAGCACGTGGCAGGGGCATGCAGCCGTGGTCAAGCCTTGGGAAGCTCTAAGCCTCAGCTGTAACCTGTGAAAACAGCTTCCTGGAGACAACATTCCTGATCAGAAGCTATAGTTTGTACTTTAAAATCCACTAAGGAGTAGGTCTGTGTTTCATATCGCTCTAAAATTGGTCACTCTCCTATTATGCAGTGTgctaaaaataagctttttttgggggggaaacaTACAGAATGTTCCATTGTTActgtgaaatttttctttctagctCAGTGGGGGTTGGAAGGGAGTTTTTTTCAGTAGCAGATTAACTTTTAAGCCTTTTCTCTGGATTGTGGTGGTTTGGACAGATGAGTGTGCTTAAATCCTGAGGCAAAGCAGTGAGAAATGTTTTTCATCTTATCAAGAAAACAATTTGgctgttttttaagtttttgattcTACTCTTCTATGCTGGACCACACTCACACGCAGCATGAAGTCAGTCAGGATCTTGAcaaatggtattttgataggtactGGATTGTATCTGTGCCATATTTGTGCCCACTCTTTTAAGGACAATGTTGCATTATGTTCATTTGGATAAACTGTGATTTGAcaactgattaaaataaaatatttgcttcacTTAGATTTGCTGGTTTTATTAGATACTAGGAAGCCTGGGGCGTGTCTCCTGAGTGCTAAAAGCAGATAAAGTAGAAGTTTCTGGTGTATTTGCCACATGATGTCAAACTTGATACCAGTTTGAGGTCATGTACCGAGGAACTCCTAGCAGAGAGGCATCAGCTAAAATAAACCAAGGGCTTTTGAGACTGACAGTACTGACACAGTGCCACCATCTGGTGGTGCGTCTTCCTGAAAAggtcaattttcttttattagtttcGGTCTTAAACAATGAAAGATATCTAGAAAGAAATCTAAGAAAGCTTAATGATAAAAATGCCTTACCTAACAggtgcttttagaatttttttaaaatgtcaaaatgatTTATGATTCATGCTAAGATGTAAAAAGTTTTGTCAAATTGCCACAGTCGCCTGTGTACTCTATAGAGTTCCACTTTTTCACATGTAGAAATGGCGTGGCACATAAAGAAAGGTTTCTTAAATTGCACTGAAACGTAGAACTCTGGTAGCAAACCCAAATTTCACCTGCTAGCTAATGATTTTAAAGCATCCTAGATGTTCTAGAAACACTAGTCTAGCAGAAGGAAAATAGGctgttaaaatcagaaaatagttGATGTTGTATCAACAAACCTGGCAACCAAGTAAAATGGCAATATTAGACATCTCATGATAACAGT
This portion of the Vulpes lagopus strain Blue_001 chromosome 2, ASM1834538v1, whole genome shotgun sequence genome encodes:
- the AKAP12 gene encoding A-kinase anchor protein 12 isoform X1, with amino-acid sequence MGAGSSTEQRSPEQPEAGSTTPAEPQPGGGGLAAEAAPGEPGDPAIAAADPATKLLQKNGQLSSANGLAEEEEFSPQEGALNGQEEEVTVTDVGQRESEDVSERDSEKDMAAGSVVVQDITKDGQEEMPETIEQIPSSESNLEELIQPTESQANDVGFKKVFKFVGFKFTVKKDKTEKSDTVQLLTVKKDEGEGVGGADGAGDHQEPSQETGEATAKESELKQSTEKPEETLKSEQSSTQISLQAESGQAAEEGKDEGEEKQKEPTKSPDSPTSPVASETASPFKKFFTQGWAGWRKKTSFRKPKEDELEASEKKKEQEPEKVDTEGQEKPEDSSEKLAAPEQAHPPETTDSANAARLSAEYEKVELPSEDQVQGPPEDKPAPLATEVFDDKVEIVAEVHVSMTEKTEEQRAEVEELVEPLPSEKVEETPAEELVKTKEVCAPGGDHTRPSDLSPDDRVTTAHPEGVVSEVDMLSSQERIKVQGSPLKKLFTSTGLKKLSGKKQKGKRGGGDEESGEHHQVAAESPDSTDEQKGESSASSPEEPEEITCLEKGIADAHQDGEAEEGAASDGEKKREGVTPWASFKKMVTPKKRVRRLSESDKEDELDKVKSATLSSTESQASELQEEAKGNGEEQKPEEPKRKVDTSVSWEALICVGSSKKRARKASSSDDEGEPKAVGGDSQKPDEAGKDKETGPDAAFAGSQEHDQGPGSSSPEQAGSPTEGEGVSTWESFKRLVTPRKKSKSKLEEKSEDSVTGSGVEHSASDAEPGKEESWVSIKKFIPGRRKKRSDGKPEQTAVEDAGPVEVNEEDSDVPAVVPLSEYDAVEREKIEAQQAPKSEEQPEQKAAVSVSEELSTDLVRGVTVTVLDGARAITNVEERSPSWISASVTEPLDETEDEAKPPTEDVFEGEVLAEETSVTKPVPEGQEAIDDTVVSEAELTSEAVTAAEATGALCAEEAAEASGAEETADMVSAVSQLTDSPDTTEVATPVQEVEGGVPHLEDQERRTQEVLQAVAEKVREESPLPDTRGPEDTTQTTREAEAKIPEKVEEAEEDSQRLDLKKETEVALEEHAQETEPETLAQGEVIVQATPESLEKVPQVTDSVESSELRTTCQAETLVGVTSESILEQAVAPDSAETLTDSETNGSTPVADFEALHITQPEQIPEMHEGPEVASGAPPQVTEAEAVPAPEEGPPAPSSFPSQEEDKGHSKMEEILECTDKEVSVEAVPTLSKTDVIEEEGQFADRESKDEALVDGPDVTAAPETTISQEETSDLALQDEATEDPEFQKKEDDTEVRSRTPSPTPVGRELVVQVEKEEIEAKPTQATEEELEQKPTTVTVSEELSKKLVQTVRVAVIDGEKEVTIWEESSPQLVEEEAVCTEVQVQSSEPLPLTAAVVEEKVFGEAVKSSDTSETLEPAGAHLGPEEESSTKDEGLTAQPGAVEVEVPTGTEARPEPGPGTASAEPDGGTSAAPQGEKTAPQRQTSEEEDGPAACQEVPAREEDLKAENNLSKLQTESSKLVQNVIQTVVGQLGGTEETAADLQTQAQPLTADGQEASSEARPHVEREGGELQASAPDGTHTVGAKEEPPLTAVEQTPSEVSEASEAVSEAPEKITAIEVESSSVRDQQLEEAALPSEEKKETARTEPVPEDCDGAGSEGRIEESLFESQEDKKGDEVDDPESHHSSPLEDSEAPGDVSQEAPDTDGPTRKKKEGGQEVEFQEAKVHSKPEDEIQTQTRDETQKQEGEPAKSEPTGS
- the AKAP12 gene encoding A-kinase anchor protein 12 isoform X2; the encoded protein is MLGIITITVGQRESEDVSERDSEKDMAAGSVVVQDITKDGQEEMPETIEQIPSSESNLEELIQPTESQANDVGFKKVFKFVGFKFTVKKDKTEKSDTVQLLTVKKDEGEGVGGADGAGDHQEPSQETGEATAKESELKQSTEKPEETLKSEQSSTQISLQAESGQAAEEGKDEGEEKQKEPTKSPDSPTSPVASETASPFKKFFTQGWAGWRKKTSFRKPKEDELEASEKKKEQEPEKVDTEGQEKPEDSSEKLAAPEQAHPPETTDSANAARLSAEYEKVELPSEDQVQGPPEDKPAPLATEVFDDKVEIVAEVHVSMTEKTEEQRAEVEELVEPLPSEKVEETPAEELVKTKEVCAPGGDHTRPSDLSPDDRVTTAHPEGVVSEVDMLSSQERIKVQGSPLKKLFTSTGLKKLSGKKQKGKRGGGDEESGEHHQVAAESPDSTDEQKGESSASSPEEPEEITCLEKGIADAHQDGEAEEGAASDGEKKREGVTPWASFKKMVTPKKRVRRLSESDKEDELDKVKSATLSSTESQASELQEEAKGNGEEQKPEEPKRKVDTSVSWEALICVGSSKKRARKASSSDDEGEPKAVGGDSQKPDEAGKDKETGPDAAFAGSQEHDQGPGSSSPEQAGSPTEGEGVSTWESFKRLVTPRKKSKSKLEEKSEDSVTGSGVEHSASDAEPGKEESWVSIKKFIPGRRKKRSDGKPEQTAVEDAGPVEVNEEDSDVPAVVPLSEYDAVEREKIEAQQAPKSEEQPEQKAAVSVSEELSTDLVRGVTVTVLDGARAITNVEERSPSWISASVTEPLDETEDEAKPPTEDVFEGEVLAEETSVTKPVPEGQEAIDDTVVSEAELTSEAVTAAEATGALCAEEAAEASGAEETADMVSAVSQLTDSPDTTEVATPVQEVEGGVPHLEDQERRTQEVLQAVAEKVREESPLPDTRGPEDTTQTTREAEAKIPEKVEEAEEDSQRLDLKKETEVALEEHAQETEPETLAQGEVIVQATPESLEKVPQVTDSVESSELRTTCQAETLVGVTSESILEQAVAPDSAETLTDSETNGSTPVADFEALHITQPEQIPEMHEGPEVASGAPPQVTEAEAVPAPEEGPPAPSSFPSQEEDKGHSKMEEILECTDKEVSVEAVPTLSKTDVIEEEGQFADRESKDEALVDGPDVTAAPETTISQEETSDLALQDEATEDPEFQKKEDDTEVRSRTPSPTPVGRELVVQVEKEEIEAKPTQATEEELEQKPTTVTVSEELSKKLVQTVRVAVIDGEKEVTIWEESSPQLVEEEAVCTEVQVQSSEPLPLTAAVVEEKVFGEAVKSSDTSETLEPAGAHLGPEEESSTKDEGLTAQPGAVEVEVPTGTEARPEPGPGTASAEPDGGTSAAPQGEKTAPQRQTSEEEDGPAACQEVPAREEDLKAENNLSKLQTESSKLVQNVIQTVVGQLGGTEETAADLQTQAQPLTADGQEASSEARPHVEREGGELQASAPDGTHTVGAKEEPPLTAVEQTPSEVSEASEAVSEAPEKITAIEVESSSVRDQQLEEAALPSEEKKETARTEPVPEDCDGAGSEGRIEESLFESQEDKKGDEVDDPESHHSSPLEDSEAPGDVSQEAPDTDGPTRKKKEGGQEVEFQEAKVHSKPEDEIQTQTRDETQKQEGEPAKSEPTGS